In one window of Dermochelys coriacea isolate rDerCor1 chromosome 3, rDerCor1.pri.v4, whole genome shotgun sequence DNA:
- the LOC119852985 gene encoding LOW QUALITY PROTEIN: taste receptor type 2 member 7-like (The sequence of the model RefSeq protein was modified relative to this genomic sequence to represent the inferred CDS: substituted 1 base at 1 genomic stop codon), translating to MFPAIIIGLIVLEIEFITGIIANRLMIVVNCSEWIRSRKLTCCDMILTSLGISRFFLQCTFIINGTIFQLSRTLAVVWVFLNTLSLXFAAWLSVFYWVKIANFSQPLFLCLKWRISGLGPQLLMGSFLVSLVTCLRSVNAIDRKYIDNSMNNLSENTTGECQYKVDLSSSLFILSMLGYSSPFIIFMISAILLIISLWRHSKRMEKTTSSSRDTITEAHVRAIKGLISFIFFYISYFMALVLSELFTNISPYFISLLAVIMGAYPSGHSVILILGNPKLKRVAVRALHFARCRLRDAV from the coding sequence ATGTTTCCTGCAATTATTATTGGTTTGATCGTTTTAGAAATTGAGTTCATTACAGGAATTATAGCAAACAGATTGATGATCGTTGTGAATTGCAGTGAGTGGATCAGAAGCAGAAAACTGACCTGTTGTGACATGATCCTGACTAGCCTGGGCATCTCCAGATTTTTCCTACAGTGCACATTTATCATTAATGGTACCATCTTTCAATTATCGAGAACATTGGCTGTTGTCTGGGTGTTTCTAAATACTCTCAGTCTATAATTTGCTGCCTGGCTAAGTGTCTTCTACTGGGTGAAGATTGCCAACTTCAGCCAACCTCTCTTCCTCTGCCTGAAGTGGAGAATATCAGGGCTAGGGCCACAGCTACTCATGGGATCCTTTCTGGTCTCCTTGGTCACCTGTCTCCGTTCAGTTAATGCCATAGACAGAAAGTATATAGACAATTCAATGAATAATCTGTCAGAAAACACCACCGGCGAATGTCAGTATAAGGTTGATTTATCTTCTAGCCTCTTTATTTTGTCCATGCTTGGATATTCCTCTCCCTTCATTATATTTATGATTTCCGCCATACTGTTAATCATTTCCCTGTGGAGACACAGCAAGAGGATGGAAAAAACCACTAGCAGCTCCAGGGACACCATTACCGAGGCTCATGTCAGAGCAATTAAAGGACTGatctcttttattttcttctacaTTTCTTATTTTATGGCACTAGTATTGTCAGAATTATTTACCAACATCAGCCCCTACTTCATATCATTATTGGCAGTGATAATGGGTGCTTATCCCTCTGGGCACTCTGTTATCCTAATTCTGGGTAATCCCAAACTGAAGAGAGTAGCAGTGAGGGCTTTGCACTTTGCCAGGTGCAGGCTGAGAGATGCGGTTTGA